A window of Amblyraja radiata isolate CabotCenter1 unplaced genomic scaffold, sAmbRad1.1.pri scaffold_1112_ctg1, whole genome shotgun sequence genomic DNA:
cattggcacagctttgatcctcatgttgataaacagcaataaaagtttccaaaggtaatggaaagactggaggaaagactaggtgctgagagctctcttatacatagaatagatacatagaaaataggtgcaggagtaggccattcggcccttcaagcctgcaccgcaattcaatatgatcatggctgatcatccaactcagtatcccgtacctgccttctctccataccccctgatccctttagccacaagggccacatctaactcccgcttaaatatagccattgaactggcctcaactaccttctgtggcagagaattccagattatacctgcattaaggaggcaattaaacacacctgagcaattacaaacgcctgtgaagccatgtgtcccagacattatggtgccctgaaatgggtggactatataaacactgctgtaatttctacatggtgaaaccaaaactctttaataaaatctgacaatgtgatttttttcaattacaaatctcaaatattggagtacagaggcaaataataaatgatgggtctttgtcccaaacattatggagggcactgtggatatgcagggaattagaACATATGTAGAACAGTACTGGACTTATCTTACACTATACATTAGTCACAttagtcgaagggccgaatggcctactcctgcacctattttctatgtttctatgttattcccttcatcatgtatctgtacactgaatggcttgattgtaatcatgttttgcttTTCTGCTGATTAGTTAGCACGCAgtgaaagattttcactgtacctcagtacacgtgacaataaaccaaactaaacatcacaagaacaggccattcggttcacaatgtctgtgctgaacttgatgctaaaaccaactcttatctgcctgcgcaTAATTCATatacctctattccctgcatatacatatacccatccaaatgtctcttcaatgccactgtcGTATGTGTCACCTATTACCCCTGGAGGGCGTGCCAGGCATTCACAACCCTTGTTTTGCTCCAATTAATGTCTACATTTtgaccctttcaccttaaagccattCCCTCTACTGAAGGATATGATCgtgtgcaagcagaggagatgaatggcatcatgttcggtacagatattgaaggctgaagcgcctgttcctgtgctgtacccttCTAAGTACTACATATCTAATGATGCATTTTATCTAACTCTGCAGGAAGGACGGCAATAAAGCTGGTCAGAAGCTGTGGATTGTGGGTATACAATGCTTTCTGGTTTATTGAGAAGCACACCTGAATCAGTATTTCAATACTACGTCCAGGGTCGACATTCAGCATCCATTGTGAGGAGTGTAAATATCCACAAATGGCTAAAGAGCAACCTGGGTACATCAGCATCCTCGTTCGCAAGAACAGAACAAGTCTTCACAAGGGCTGCTAACTTTGCAGATCGGCTtgctattgtggatgatcatggaAGTTACACATACAAGGATCTGTACAGATGCAGCCAGGGCCTTTCAAGGAAGATTCAGAGTGCTCTGGGGTGTTCTGATGGTGACATCAAGGAGCAGAGGATATCAATCTTGTGTCCCAATGATGTTTCTTTCGTCATTGCACAATGGGCCTCCTGGATGAGTGGCGGTGTGGCAGTCCCCCTCTACAGGAAGCATCCAGTTCCAGAGCTTGAGTATGTTGTTCAGGACTCTCAGAGCACTTTAATCATTGTGGAGGAGGATTACACGGAACTGATAACACCAATTGCTAACAGACTTCAGGTGAAATGCCTTCCATTATTTAAGACCCAACGATGTGCCCCTGATCCCAGGCAGTCATACCGATGTGCTGATTTTCCAGTGGCAGATGCTAACTATATTGTCGCagactggagaccaagaggagccatgatcttgtacaccagtGGAACAACAGGGCCGCCcaaaggagtcctcaccacccacgGCATTCTGAGGAGTCAGGTAATTTTCTATCTTTGCTGCTTTTCTTCCCCAAGTCATTTCCTGAGCTGTGTGCTGCTCTTCAGCTGATCACTGGGAACTATATTCAAATGCATAAATGCAGGTGATTGCCAAAACGGCTGAAGATGGCTTGGTGTCATACACGACCATGAGCAACCCCTGCAGTGTTGTCATGTGGCTGAAATTATGAATCTCCAGCCATTGTGCAATGTTTTACTCCAACTGTTGAGATATTTTTGACATCCGTTGGCTTTTGTTGCACTGGGACTCCTGGACATCAAATCTCCATTTGCTGCAGTTTTGATATCAACAGCAATCATCTCAGCTTTTGGACTCGGCTTCATGGCCATGTTTGGACCAAGTCTGGGACAAGATCTAGATTAGACtggtccagggctgccaactctcatgctttgagcgtgagactcacgccctcaagcaaactctcacgccctcacgctgatcagaaaattttcacgctcagtggtgagaaattttgtgatcaacaaaaatgtcaaaactcggataaactgcatggtccgcgggtgttggagagcaggggttgcgggagggatgggagcagaaccagcagcgggaacagatgcggggagccgggactggcgagtgtttgcggcgctgacgagttgctcgctgcagctccggccatggagcactctggATAGTGCAAGTCCCGGTCCGTCGGAGGCgtcgcgccgctgccgcgagagtctctgtgccgaagggacagactctcaaagggaggtggagagaggggggggg
This region includes:
- the LOC116969753 gene encoding malonate--CoA ligase ACSF3, mitochondrial-like, with amino-acid sequence MLSGLLRSTPESVFQYYVQGRHSASIVRSVNIHKWLKSNLGTSASSFARTEQVFTRAANFADRLAIVDDHGSYTYKDLYRCSQGLSRKIQSALGCSDGDIKEQRISILCPNDVSFVIAQWASWMSGGVAVPLYRKHPVPELEYVVQDSQSTLIIVEEDYTELITPIANRLQVKCLPLFKTQRCAPDPRQSYRCADFPVADANYIVADWRPRGAMILYTSGTTGPPKGVLTTHGILRSQITALVKQWEWSKDDVILHVLPLHHLHGVVNKLLCPLWVGATCVMLPEFNAQRVSGNMANDGEGKKCYRQHLWREIDRGTAEFLQLSDFVSQEFFLNWSA